One genomic window of bacterium includes the following:
- a CDS encoding FeoA domain-containing protein, which translates to MKNLNNIQPGSKAVIVFIQGGRGACHRLAELGLLPGEKVTMFNNSGAGPVTVCVKGSKLSIGHGLAQKIIVREE; encoded by the coding sequence ATGAAGAACTTAAACAATATTCAGCCGGGGTCCAAAGCAGTAATCGTTTTCATTCAGGGAGGAAGAGGCGCTTGCCATCGGCTGGCGGAGCTTGGTCTTTTGCCGGGTGAAAAAGTAACGATGTTTAATAACAGTGGAGCCGGGCCAGTTACAGTCTGTGTGAAGGGTTCTAAATTATCTATCGGGCACGGATTAGCCCAGAAAATAATAGTAAGGGAGGAATAA